The following proteins are encoded in a genomic region of Mycolicibacterium confluentis:
- a CDS encoding PucR family transcriptional regulator: protein MPDNPFEMSRAPLEVLDNVPESLRRRVKQYSGRMATDAVQVMQERLPFFTELEASQRASVQLVVQTAVVNFAEWLNDPDSDVGYTAEAFALVPQDLARRIALRQTVDMVQVAMEHFEQVMPLLARNDEQMTALTVGILRYSRNLAFAAAKAYADAAEARGAWDTRMEATVVDAVVRGDTGPELLSRSAALNWDTTAPATVVVGTPPTDRAHLAADDVRDAANRHGRAALVDVHGTWLVAIVSGQLSPTDKFLTELLGAFSAGPVVVGPTAPSLAAAYHSASEAISGMNAVAGWTGAPRPVSARELLPERALMGDPSAIAALHSDVMRPLADAGPALTETLDAYLDSGGAIEACARTLFVHPNTVRYRLKRIADFTGRDPTLPRDAYVLRVASTVGRLPYQAQRPRTSNGTVKYLTGPMSGPVDIVHEK, encoded by the coding sequence ATGCCCGACAATCCGTTCGAGATGTCGCGTGCTCCTCTTGAGGTGCTCGACAACGTCCCCGAGTCGCTGCGCCGACGCGTCAAACAGTATTCGGGCCGGATGGCGACCGACGCGGTCCAGGTGATGCAGGAGCGCCTGCCGTTCTTCACTGAGCTCGAGGCCTCGCAGCGCGCCAGCGTCCAGTTGGTGGTGCAGACCGCGGTCGTGAACTTCGCCGAGTGGCTCAACGACCCGGACAGCGACGTCGGTTACACCGCCGAGGCCTTCGCGCTGGTGCCCCAGGACCTGGCCCGCAGGATCGCGCTGCGCCAGACGGTCGACATGGTGCAGGTGGCCATGGAGCACTTCGAGCAGGTGATGCCCCTGCTGGCCCGCAACGACGAGCAGATGACCGCATTGACGGTCGGCATTCTGCGGTACAGCCGCAACCTGGCCTTCGCCGCAGCCAAGGCCTACGCCGACGCCGCCGAGGCGCGCGGCGCCTGGGACACCCGCATGGAGGCCACCGTCGTCGACGCGGTCGTCCGCGGCGACACCGGCCCGGAACTGCTGTCGCGGTCGGCGGCGCTCAACTGGGACACCACGGCCCCGGCGACCGTCGTCGTCGGCACCCCTCCGACCGACCGTGCGCACCTGGCCGCCGACGATGTCCGGGACGCCGCAAACCGCCACGGCCGCGCGGCCCTGGTCGACGTGCACGGCACCTGGCTCGTCGCGATCGTGTCGGGCCAGCTGTCACCGACTGACAAGTTCCTCACCGAACTTCTGGGCGCATTCTCGGCCGGACCGGTGGTCGTCGGGCCGACTGCGCCGTCACTGGCGGCCGCGTATCACAGTGCCAGCGAAGCGATTTCCGGCATGAACGCCGTCGCGGGCTGGACCGGCGCCCCGCGACCGGTGTCGGCGCGCGAGCTTCTTCCCGAGCGGGCGCTGATGGGCGATCCGTCGGCCATCGCGGCACTGCACTCCGATGTCATGCGACCCCTCGCTGACGCCGGACCCGCCCTGACCGAGACCCTCGACGCGTACCTCGACTCCGGCGGAGCAATTGAGGCATGCGCACGCACATTGTTCGTTCATCCAAATACGGTCCGCTACCGACTCAAGCGCATCGCCGATTTCACGGGCCGCGATCCGACCCTGCCGCGCGACGCATACGTGCTTCGGGTGGCCTCCACAGTGGGCCGACTCCCCTATCAGGCGCAGCGTCCCCGCACGTCAAACGGCACTGTGAAGTACCTCACCGGGCCCATGTCCGGGCCGGTCGACATAGTTCACGAAAAGTAA